Proteins found in one Hemibagrus wyckioides isolate EC202008001 linkage group LG23, SWU_Hwy_1.0, whole genome shotgun sequence genomic segment:
- the cd79a gene encoding B-cell antigen receptor complex-associated protein alpha chain — MMEARFVLFCLLAAAARAASPPKVKLQFDPPSLRLSSSQNASIQCCFINQSEVKLAWRQTVMISTNTSKLLVNESDTRVEFTSKAHPDKMCSNLSISNVVLNDTGLYQCAIIMSDNAVVYTPGTYLQVYEPIQMTLAISERSKNSIITAQGVLLLLFVLIPGIVLICKSKDLNKLEKKKSREEENIYEGLNLDDCNSTYHQIQRSLVQGPYQDVINNDEDDIQLEKP, encoded by the exons ATGATGGAGGCAAGGTTTGTCTTGTTCTGTCTTTTGGCAG CTGCTGCCAGGGCTGCCAGTCCTCCTAAAGTGAAACTGCAGTTTGATCCTCCCAGCTTGCGTCTCTCCAGCTCGCAGAATGCCAGTATCCAGTGCTGTTTCATCAACCAGTCTGAGGTGAAACTTGCCTGGAGGCAGACTGTTATGATTTCCACTAACACGAGTAAGTTACTAGTGAATGAGTCGGATACACGAGTGGAATTTACCAGTAAAGCACACCCAGACAAGATGTGTTCAAATCTGAGTATAAGCAACGTTGTGCTGAACGATACAGGCCTGTATCAATGTGCTATCATAATGTCAGACAACGCCGTTGTCTATACACCCGGCACCTATTTACAAGTATACG AACCCATACAAATGACCCTGGCCATCAGTGAGAGGAGTAAGAACAGCATCATCACTGCTCAAGGCgttcttctgctgttgtttgTGTTGATTCCTGGCATCGTCCTTATCTGCAAG tcAAAGGACTTGAATAAgctggagaaaaagaagagtAGAGAGGAAGAAAATATTTATGAG GGTCTAAACCTTGATGATTGCAATTCCACATATCATCAAATTCAGCGCTCTCTGGTCCAAGGACCGTACCAGGATGTGATCAACAATGATGAAGATGACATTCAGCTGGAGAAGCCCTGA